From a single Solidesulfovibrio fructosivorans JJ] genomic region:
- the ispH gene encoding 4-hydroxy-3-methylbut-2-enyl diphosphate reductase, which yields MKLLRAETAGFCMGVDLALKKLAALIVPPKGPQRTGQATALLTFGPIIHNPQVLAEYAAKGVGVVNDPADIPAGATVVIRAHGIPEPVRREIASRGARIVDATCPKVKKAQTLISAQATQSKVLLLFGEADHPEVKGLLSYATAGAHVFDSMEELERMDLGEGPTYFLAAQTTQDEMEFMRIRDFLKKRFGPGLTVLSTICNATMNRQQEAMDLAAAVDFMVVVGGRESGNTRRLAQVARTAGTPCVHVETADELSPDMVAGKRIIGLTAGASTPKKIIDSVQQALEAF from the coding sequence ATGAAATTGTTGCGCGCCGAAACCGCCGGCTTCTGCATGGGCGTGGACCTGGCGCTTAAAAAGCTGGCCGCCCTCATCGTCCCGCCGAAAGGTCCGCAAAGGACCGGCCAGGCCACAGCCCTCCTCACCTTCGGTCCCATCATCCACAACCCGCAGGTGTTGGCGGAATACGCGGCCAAAGGCGTGGGCGTGGTCAACGATCCGGCCGACATCCCGGCCGGGGCCACGGTCGTCATCCGCGCCCACGGCATTCCCGAGCCCGTGCGCCGGGAAATCGCGTCCCGGGGGGCCAGGATCGTGGACGCCACCTGCCCCAAGGTGAAAAAGGCCCAGACGCTCATTTCCGCCCAGGCGACCCAGAGCAAGGTGCTGCTCCTTTTCGGCGAAGCGGACCATCCCGAGGTCAAGGGGCTTTTGAGTTACGCCACGGCCGGGGCCCATGTCTTCGATTCCATGGAGGAACTCGAACGCATGGACCTGGGCGAAGGGCCGACCTATTTTCTGGCCGCCCAGACCACCCAGGACGAAATGGAGTTCATGCGCATCCGCGACTTCCTGAAAAAACGCTTCGGACCGGGGCTCACCGTGTTGTCCACCATCTGCAACGCCACCATGAACCGCCAGCAGGAGGCCATGGATCTGGCGGCCGCGGTCGACTTCATGGTTGTGGTCGGCGGGCGCGAATCGGGCAATACGCGACGTCTGGCCCAGGTGGCCCGGACCGCCGGCACCCCCTGCGTCCATGTGGAGACGGCGGACGAGCTTTCCCCGGACATGGTTGCCGGCAAACGCATAATCGGCTTGACAGCGGGCGCTTCAACCCCCAAGAAAATCATTGACAGCGTGCAACAGGCGCTGGAAGCTTTTTGA
- a CDS encoding chemotaxis protein, whose amino-acid sequence MSQTNILLEAGTNELEIVEFFIDEPAPSSFTGDTPEVSGMYRGYYGVNVAKVLEIIRLPKITAMPEVSHPSVLGAFNLRNHIIPLVDLSVWLDKTRQETDSPKVIVTEFNNVTTSFLVSGVTRIHRMSWEAVEPPNRYVSKMSGDCITGVVKLEDRIVFLLDLEKIVADLNPNLGLRLDMSIEWDATSRYRALVADDSVLVREMLKDLLQKAGFDVTAVQNGREAWELLLQIKGKSEAESRPLSDYIHVMVADIEMPAMDGHNLTKRIKEDPSLKQLPVILFSSLITDKLRHKGEAVGADDQISKPDVSQLAMRAKALIEQKLGAKTAA is encoded by the coding sequence ATGTCCCAGACCAACATTCTGCTTGAAGCCGGCACCAATGAGCTGGAAATCGTCGAGTTTTTCATCGACGAGCCCGCTCCTTCCTCGTTCACCGGCGATACGCCGGAAGTCTCGGGCATGTATCGCGGCTACTACGGGGTCAATGTGGCCAAGGTGCTGGAGATCATCCGCTTGCCCAAGATCACGGCCATGCCGGAGGTTTCCCATCCGAGCGTGCTCGGCGCGTTCAACCTGCGCAACCACATCATCCCGCTGGTCGATCTGAGCGTGTGGCTCGACAAGACGCGCCAGGAGACGGACTCGCCCAAGGTCATCGTCACGGAATTCAACAACGTCACCACCTCCTTTCTCGTCTCGGGCGTCACCCGCATCCACCGCATGAGCTGGGAGGCGGTGGAGCCGCCCAACCGCTACGTGTCCAAGATGAGCGGCGACTGCATCACCGGCGTGGTCAAGCTCGAGGACCGCATCGTGTTTCTGCTCGACCTGGAAAAAATCGTGGCCGACCTCAACCCGAACCTGGGGTTGCGCCTGGACATGAGCATCGAATGGGACGCGACCAGCCGCTACCGGGCGCTGGTGGCTGACGACTCGGTGCTGGTGCGCGAGATGTTAAAGGACCTGCTGCAAAAGGCGGGCTTCGACGTCACGGCCGTGCAGAACGGCCGCGAAGCCTGGGAACTGCTGTTGCAGATCAAGGGGAAGTCCGAGGCCGAAAGCCGGCCTCTCAGCGACTACATCCACGTCATGGTGGCCGATATCGAGATGCCGGCCATGGATGGCCACAACCTGACCAAACGCATCAAGGAAGACCCCTCCCTCAAGCAATTGCCCGTGATCCTTTTCTCTTCGCTCATTACGGACAAGCTGCGCCACAAGGGCGAGGCCGTGGGCGCGGACGACCAGATTTCCAAGCCGGACGTCAGCCAGCTGGCCATGCGCGCCAAGGCGCTTATCGAACAGAAACTCGGGGCCAAGACCGCCGCCTGA